From Carassius gibelio isolate Cgi1373 ecotype wild population from Czech Republic chromosome B21, carGib1.2-hapl.c, whole genome shotgun sequence, the proteins below share one genomic window:
- the cldnd gene encoding claudin-like protein ZF-A89 isoform X2 yields MASAGLQMLATVLAVLGWLGDIIICALPMWKVTAFIGTNIVTAQTFWEGLWMNCVQQSTGQMQCKVYDSMLALPQDLQAARALVIISILVTFLGLFLAVAGGKCTNCIEERDAKAKVGVAAGVFFLVGGVLCLIPVCWCANTVIRDFYNPILSEAQKRELGASLFIGWGASGLQLIGGALLCCQCPKSDGRGYSVKYSAPKSAPGAYV; encoded by the exons ATGGCATCTGCTGGACTTCAGATGTTGGCCACTGTTCTCGCGGTCCTCGGCTGGTTGGGAGACATCATTATCTGCGCGCTCCCCATGTGGAAGGTGACGGCGTTTATTGGCACCAACATCGTGACCGCGCAGACCTTCTGGGAAGGCCTCTGGATGAACTGCGTGCAGCAGAGCACGGGCCAGATGCAGTGCAAGGTCTACGACTCCATGCTGGCACTGCCACAAGATCTCCAGGCAGCTCGAGCGCTTGTAATCATCTCAATCCTCGTGACCTTCTTGGGACTTTTCCTGGCCGTCGCTGGAGGCAAGTGCACCAACTGCATTGAAGAACGGGACGCAAAGGCTAAAGTGGGGGTCGCGGCCGGCGTCTTCTTCCTGGTGGGTGGCGTTCTGTGCCTGATCCCGGTCTGCTGGTGCGCGAACACCGTCATCAGGGACTTCTACAACCCCATTCTGTCTGAGGCTCAGAAGCGCGAGCTGGGGGCGTCTCTGTTCATCGGCTGGGGCGCGTCTGGTCTGCAGCTCATCGGCGGGGCGCTTCTCTGTTGTCAGTGCCCAAAGAGCGACGGTCGTGGTTATTCCGTGAAGTACTCGGCTCCGAA GTCCGCTCCAGGAGCCTATGTATGA
- the LOC127986386 gene encoding merlin produces the protein MSILGLKKKQPKTFKVKVGTMDAEMEFSCEVKWKGKDLFDLVCRTIGLRETWFFGLRYTVKDTYAWLKPDKRVLDQEVPKDSPITFHFLAKFFPEKVEDELVQEITQHLFFLQVKKQILDEEIFCSPEASVLLASYAVQAKYGDYDPNFHKPGFLAQDELLPKRVLMQYQMTADMWEEKITAWYAEHRNITRDDAEMEYLKIAQDLEMYGVSYFSITQNKRDTELLLGVDAQGLHIYSPNNKLSPNKSFPWSGIRNISYSEKEFTIKPLEKKKDVFKFYSSQLRVNKLILQLCIGNHDLFMRRRKVDSIEVQQMKAQAKEEKARKKVERQILAREKQMREEAERAKEDMERRLFQLQDEARMANEALLRSEETADLLAEKAQIAEEEAKLLAHKAAEAEQERQRLEVTALKTKEEKRLMEQKMREAEQLAVKLVEQSERRLKEADHLKQDLNEAKDAERRAKQKLLEITKSTYPLIAAYSSPPPPTGPESPDVSSSTRMDFKDSDMKRLSMEIERERLEYMEKSKHLQDQLKELKSEIESLKLEEQQQAGLYSLRSYAEPPYVPHSNRNSAYMAQMAFYEEV, from the exons ATGTCGATTTTGGGTCTAAAAAAGAAGCAGCCAAAGACTTTTAAAGTCAAAGTCGGCACCATGGATGCTGAAATGGAGTTCAGTTGTGAG GTCAAATGGAAAGGGAAAGATTTGTTTGACCTGGTGTGCCGGACCATTGGTTTGAGGGAAACGTGGTTCTTTGGTCTTCGATACACAGTGAAAGACACCTATGCCTGGCTGAAGCCTGATAAACGG GTTTTGGATCAAGAAGTTCCAAAGGACTCTCCGATAACATTTCATTTTCTCGCCAAATTCTTTCCCGAGAAAGTGGAGGATGAGCTCGTTCAGGAAATTACTCAGCACCTCTTCTTCTTACAA GTCAAAAAGCAGATACTAGATGAGGAGATATTTTGCTCTCCAGAAGCCTCTGTTCTTTTGGCGTCGTATGCTGTTCAAGCCAAG TATGGGGACTATGATCCAAACTTTCACAAGCCAGGGTTTTTAGCTCAAGATGAACTTTTGCCCAAAAGA GTGCTGATGCAGTACCAGATGACAGCAGACATGTGGGAAGAGAAGATAACAGCTTGGTATGCTGAACACAGAAATATCACAAG GGATGATGCTGAGATGGAGTATCTAAAAATAGCACAGGATCTAGAGATGTATGGAGTTAGTTACTTTTCTATTACA CAAAATAAGAGGGACACAGAGCTGCTTCTTGGAGTTGATGCTCAGGGTCTTCACATCTACAGCCCCAACAACAAACTCAGCCCCAACAAATCCTTCCCCTGGAGTGGAATCCGAAACATCTCCTACAGCGAGAAAGAG TTTACTATCAAACCATTGGAGAAGAAAAAGGACGTTTTTAAATTCTACTCTTCTCAGCTCAGAGTTAACAAACTG ATCTTACAGCTGTGTATTGGGAACCACGACCTGTTTATGAGGAGGAGGAAGGTGGATTCCATCGAGGTCCAACAGATGAAGGCTCAGGCCAAAGAGGAGAAGGCCAGGAAAAAG gttgaGCGTCAGATTCTTGCACGGGAGAAGCAGATGAGAGAGGAAGCGGAGCGAGCGAAAGAAGACATGGAGCGTCGTCTGTTCCAGCTACAGGACGAGGCTCGAATGGCCAATGAAGCTCTA CTGCGCTCCGAGGAGACGGCCGACCTTCTGGCAGAGAAAGCCCAGATCGCAGAGGAGGAGGCCAAACTACTGGCCCACAAAGCAGCTGAAGCAGAACAGGAGAGGCAGAGGCTGGAGGTCACAGCCCTCAAAACCAAAGAGGAGAAGAGACTGATGGAGCAGAAGATGAGAGAAGCAGAACAACTGGCAGTTAAGCTTGTAGAGCAGTCGGAGAGGAG ACTGAAGGAGGCAGACCACCTGAAACAGGATCTGAATGAGGCTAAAGATGCAGAACGGAGGGCAAAGCAGAAACTCCTGGAAATCACCAAATCAACATACCCT TTAATAGCAGCATACTCCAGCCCTCCTCCACCCACCGGGCCAGAGAGTCCAGATGTGAGCAGCTCCACCAGAATGGACTTCAAGGACTCGGATATGAAAAGACTTTCCATGGAGATTGAGAGAGAACG gctaGAGTACATGGAGAAGAGCAAACATCTTCAAGACCAGCTGAAGGAGCTCAAATCCGAGATTGAATCCTTGAAGCTGGAAGAGCAGCAACAGGCTGGACTCTACAGTCTCAGGAGTTACGCTGAACCTCCTTATGTTCCTCACAGCAAT AGAAATTCTGCCTACATGGCTCAGATGGCCTTCTACGAGGAAGTGTGA
- the cldnb gene encoding claudin b, whose protein sequence is MVSAGLQLLGTALAIIGWIGVIVSCALPMWKVTAFIGNNIVTAQTSWEGIWMTCVVQSTGQMQCKVYDSMLALSSDLQAARALTIISIVIGILGIMLAMAGGKCTTCIEDESSKSKVGITAGVIFIVAGVLCLIPVCWTANVIIQDFYNPLLNQAQKRELGAALFIGWGAAALLIIGGGLLCCNCPPKEETGKYTAKYNAAPRSAASAPSGKNFV, encoded by the coding sequence ATGGTGTCTGCTGGGCTTCAGTTACTGGGCACTGCCCTGGCCATAATAGGATGGATCGGTGTCATTGTGTCTTGTGCTCTTCCCATGTGGAAAGTCACAGCTTTCATCGGCAACAACATTGTCACGGCACAGACTTCGTGGGAAGGAATCTGGATGACCTGCGTCGTACAGAGCACCGGACAGATGCAGTGTAAAGTCTACGACTCCATGCTGGCCCTCAGCTCAGACCTCCAGGCCGCCCGTGCCCTCACCATCATTTCCATCGTGATTGGGATCCTGGGCATCATGCTGGCCATGGCTGGAGGCAAATGCACCACTTGCATCGAGGACGAGAGCTCCAAATCAAAAGTCGGTATCACTGCCGGTGTGATTTTCATCGTTGCTGGGGTGCTGTGTCTGATCCCGGTGTGCTGGACGGCTAACGTCATCATCCAGGACTTCTACAACCCCTTGTTGAACCAAGCACAGAAGAGAGAGCTGGGAGCAGCTCTGTTCATCGGCTGGGGAGCCGCTGCGCTGTTGATCATCGGGGGAGGTTTGCTCTGCTGCAACTGCCCGCCAAAGGAGGAAACAGGAAAATACACAGCCAAATATAATGCTGCACCTCGGTCTGCAGCTTCTGCACCATCTGGCAAGAACTTTGTGTAA
- the LOC127986393 gene encoding claudin-like protein ZF-A89, translated as MASAGLQMLATVLAVLGWVGDIIICALPMWKVTAFIGTNIVTAQTFWEGLWMNCVQQSTGQMQCKVYDSMLALPQDLQAARALVIISILVTFLGLFLAVAGGKCTNCIEERDAKAKVGVAAGVFFLVGGVLCLIPVCWCANTVISDFYNPILSEAQKRELGASLFIGWGASGLQLIGGALLCCQCPKSDGRGYSVKYSAPRSAPGAYV; from the coding sequence ATGGCATCTGCTGGACTTCAGATGTTGGCCACTGTCCTCGCGGTCCTCGGCTGGGTGGGAGACATCATTATCTGCGCGCTCCCCATGTGGAAGGTGACGGCGTTTATTGGCACCAACATCGTGACCGCGCAGACTTTCTGGGAAGGCCTCTGGATGAACTGCGTGCAGCAGAGCACGGGCCAGATGCAGTGCAAGGTCTACGACTCCATGCTGGCACTGCCACAAGATCTCCAGGCAGCTCGAGCGCTTGTAATCATCTCAATCCTCGTGACCTTCTTGGGACTTTTCCTGGCCGTCGCTGGAGGCAAGTGCACCAACTGCATTGAAGAACGGGACGCAAAGGCTAAAGTGGGGGTCGCGGCCGGCGTCTTCTTCCTGGTGGGTGGCGTTCTGTGCCTGATCCCGGTCTGCTGGTGCGCGAACACCGTCATCAGTGACTTCTACAACCCCATTCTGTCTGAGGCTCAGAAGCGCGAGCTGGGGGCGTCTCTGTTCATCGGCTGGGGCGCGTCTGGTCTGCAGCTCATCGGCGGGGCGCTTCTCTGTTGTCAGTGCCCAAAGAGCGACGGTCGTGGTTATTCCGTGAAGTACTCGGCTCCGAGGTCCGCTCCAGGAGCCTATGTATGA
- the LOC127986395 gene encoding claudin-4 produces MRGRQILAVCLAVLGLCGTILVCALPMWKVTAFVGANIVTAQVFWEGLWMTCVLQSTAHMQCKAYDSILALTQDVQAARALTCASIAVSVVAIGLFVVGADCTNFYREERLKKTNTGIAAGAVFIVAGVMCLIAVSWSAYVIIVDFYNPQAISGRKGELGASIYVGWVAGVLLIVGGGLLISTYSNRC; encoded by the coding sequence ATGAGGGGACGACAAATCTTGGCTGTATGTCTGGCTGTGTTGGGCCTATGCGGCACTATTCTGGTGTGTGCATTGCCTATGTGGAAAGTGACAGCCTTCGTGGGAGCAAACATTGTGACAGCACAGGTTTTCTGGGAAGGCTTGTGGATGACATGCGTCCTGCAGAGCACCGCTCACATGCAGTGCAAAGCGTATGACTCCATCCTGGCTCTGACTCAAGATGTCCAGGCAGCTCGAGCATTGACCTGTGCCTCTATCGCTGTCAGTGTGGTTGCCATTGGACTGTTCGTTGTTGGAGCCGATTGCACCAACTTTTACAGAGAAGAACGACTTAAAAAGACTAACACTGGAATAGCGGCTGGTGCAGTCTTTATAGTTGCAGGTGTAATGTGCCTTATTGCTGTCAGCTGGTCGGCGTATGTTATCATCGTGGACTTCTATAATCCTCAAGCAATATCGGGGAGAAAAGGAGAGCTGGGAGCCTCCATCTATGTAGGATGGGTGGCCGGTGTTCTGCTGATTGTAGGCGGTGGGCTGCTCATCAGCACATACTCCAACCGATGTTGA
- the LOC127986387 gene encoding methyltransferase-like protein 27, with protein sequence MADEWRQTTTGMANSSRTFSDVRNVILSAHKNSGAQDKVGFYDTWAENYEQDVALLDYRAPLLAAECVSSFFRGDREKATVLDVACGTGLVSAHLKKMGFRHFVGIDGSLKMLELAKKTGLYQQLSRCLLGQDEIPVKSETYDIVIIVGALSVGQVPLTVIRELWDATKPGGYVCMTTRGNTDNREYKAELEQMIRALEDEQKWSRVTVVEVEEWEKAVSEQDSGYIPGAIYVYQKVFKCSP encoded by the exons ATGGCGGATGAATGGAGGCAGACGACCACAG GAATGGCAAACAGCAGTCGGACCTTTTCTGATGTGAGGAATGTGATCCTATCGGCCCATAAAAACTCAGGGGCCCAAGATAAGGTTGGCTTCTATGATACCTGGGCTGAAAACTATGAGCAG GATGTAGCTCTGCTGGATTACCGTGCCCCCCTGTTGGCAGCTGAGTGTGTGAGCTCATTTTTCAGAGGTGACAGAGAGAAGGCCACTGTCCTGGATGTGGCCTGTGGAACAGGCCTAGTCTCTGCACAT CTGAAGAAAATGGGGTTTCGTCATTTTGTCGGAATAGATGGAAGTTTGAAGATGCTGGAGTTGGCAAAGAAAACTGGACTTTATCAGCAGCTTTCACGATGCCTGCTCGGTCAAGACGAAATTCCTGTTAAATCCG AAACATATGATATTGTTATAATTGTTGGAGCTCTAAGTGTTGGGCAGGTGCCTTTAACAGTCATCAGAGAACTCTGGGATGCTACAAAACCAG GTGGCTATGTGTGCATGACTACAAGAGGGAACACTGATAACCGGGAGTACAAGGCTGAGCTGGAGCAAATGATCAGGGCACTCGAGGACGAGCAGAAATGGAGCCGTGTGACTGTAGTTGAGGTGGAGGAGTGGGAGAAGGCCGTTTCAGAACAGGACAGCGGGTACATTCCTGGAGCCATTTATGTGTatcaaaaagtttttaaatgcagTCCATGA
- the LOC127986391 gene encoding claudin-4 yields the protein MASQGIQILGIMLAMIGWFGTIITCGMPMWRVTAFVGANIVTAQIIWEGLWMSCVVQSTGQMQCKVHDSMLALTQDLQASRAMVIISIMVGIFGFLMAVVGGKCTNCLEDEAAKARACIISGVVLIIAGFLVLIPVCWSAHTLIRDFYNPLVTESQRRELGACLYIGWGSGGLLLLGGGLLCWNCPSNEYRPYVAAKYSPAISVIPPMDYV from the coding sequence ATGGCATCTCAAGGCATCCAGATCCTGGGCATCATGCTTGCCATGATAGGCTGGTTTGGGACCATCATCACCTGTGGCATGCCAATGTGGAGGGTCACGGCCTTTGTTGGAGCGAACATCGTGACGGCACAAATCATCTGGGAGGGTCTGTGGATGAGTTGTGTGGTTCAGAGCACCGGACAGATGCAGTGTAAGGTCCATGACTCCATGTTGGCTCTAACACAAGATCTGCAGGCTTCCAGAGCAATGGTCATCATCTCCATCATGGTGGGCATCTTTGGATTCCTGATGGCTGTGGTTGGAGGAAAGTGCACCAACTGCTTAGAGGACGAAGCGGCCAAAGCCAGAGCATGCATCATTTCAGGGGTGGTTTTAATCATTGCTGGCTTTCTTGTCCTGATACCTGTGTGCTGGTCTGCACACACTCTAATCAGAGACTTCTACAATCCTTTGGTAACAGAATCCCAGCGGCGGGAGCTGGGAGCCTGTCTTTACATTGGCTGGGGATCTGGAGGCCTCTTGTTGCTGGGTGGTGGGCTGCTTTGTTGGAACTGCCCGTCCAATGAATATAGGCCCTATGTGGCAGCCAAATACAGCCCTGCCATATCTGTGATCCCACCAATGGATTACGTGTGA
- the cldn29 gene encoding claudin 29: MASLGLQILGVALSSVGLLGSIMTCILPMWRVTAFIGNNIVTAQVVWEGLWMSCVVQTTGHMQCKVYDSLLALSPDLQAARASLVLSIVLSVFAILLAVGGGKCTTCIENKTVKARVVISAGVFFIISGLLCLTPVCWSAHIIIRDFYNPLLMDAQRRELGASLYTGWGSAGLLLTGGAILCCQCPQKEPRAFAPKYPAPRSNASEKEYV; encoded by the coding sequence ATGGCATCTTTGGGGCTGCAGATTTTAGGAGTTGCCCTGTCCTCTGTTGGGTTGCTTGGGTCTATCATGACCTGCATCCTTCCAATGTGGAGGGTTACAGCTTTCATCGGCAACAACATCGTGACGGCGCAGGTCGTTTGGGAGGGACTGTGGATGTCCTGTGTGGTTCAGACCACGGGGCACATGCAGTGCAAAGTGTACGATTCATTGCTCGCCCTGTCCCCGGACCTGCAAGCCGCGCGCGCTTCGCTCGTCCTCTCCATCGTGCTCTCTGTCTTCGCCATTCTCCTGGCGGTCGGAGGAGGCAAATGCACCACCTGCATCGAGAACAAAACCGTCAAGGCAAGAGTTGTTATATCTGCAGGGGTGTTTTTCATCATCAGTGGACTGCTGTGTCTCACACCCGTCTGCTGGTCAGCGCACATCATCATCCGGGACTTCTACAACCCGCTCTTGATGGACGCGCAGAGACGGGAGCTCGGGGCGTCGCTCTACACGGGCTGGGGCTCCGCGGGGCTGCTGCTCACCGGGGGAGCGATACTGTGCTGCCAGTGCCCTCAGAAAGAACCACGAGCATTCGCCCCCAAATACCCAGCACCGAGGTCTAACGCCTCGGAAAAAGAATAtgtatga
- the LOC127986396 gene encoding uncharacterized protein LOC127986396, with translation MSSTGRQILGICLATVGFLGSIVICGLPCWKVTGFIGANIVTAVIVWEGLWMTCLIHSTGQMQCRVYDSLLALPQDLRSARALVIIAIIAGVFGIILSIIGGKCTNFVKDKASKAKVAIASGVIFIVAGLLVLIPVCWSANTIIMDVSNPLLMGAQKRDLGTMSSLGMHMLASALGLLGWVGALLSCIMPMWRVTAFVGTTIVTSEIMWEGIWMSCVIQSTGQMQCKPYESMLALGTDLQAARALTVMAILLGAVGLVLAFIGGKCTIFMDRSKRSKARIATTAGVTLIVAGVLCLIPVSWSAGIVVRAFYNPQMADSQRREIGGAIYVGWGASIVLILGGGMLCTTICKEKTEDDSGRSVKYLIVRSSQAGSSRMGSQRMRPISVRSLQSGAPSVRSQWSQKAPLNQGRPPSLGSCQSRPSTTKSQLARAELMSESEWDKGESTKSQLIDDGLDQTLAASEPSETEDAPKTYI, from the exons ATGTCATCTACGGGACGTCAAATCTTGGGAATCTGCCTGGCTACGGTCGGCTTCTTGGGAAGCATCGTCATCTGTGGCTTGCCCTGCTGGAAGGTGACTGGCTTCATTGGAGCCAACATTGTGACCGCAGTGATCGTTTGGGAAGGTTTATGGATGACCTGCCTGATTCATAGCACAGGACAGATGCAGTGTAGGGTCTATGACTCTCTGCTGGCACTTCCTCAAGATCTGCGGAGTGCCAGAGCCTTGGTGATCATCGCCATCATTGCTGGGGTGTTTGGAATCATCCTGAGCATCATAGGAGGAAAGTGCACCAACTTTGTTAAAGACAAGGCATCTAAAGCGAAGGTCGCTATCGCCAGTGGTGTCATCTTCATCGTTGCTGGACTTCTTGTCCTCATCCCTGTCTGCTGGTCCGCGAATACCATAATCATGGATGTCTCCAACCCTTTGTTGATGGGAGCTCAGAAGAGGGACCTTGGG ACT ATGTCTTCTCTAGGCATGCACATGTTAGCGAGCGCCTTGGGCCTACTGGGATGGGTGGGAGCCCTCCTGTCCTGCATCATGCCAATGTGGCGCGTGACAGCCTTCGTTGGAACCACCATTGTAACCTCAGAGATCATGTGGGAGGGCATTTGGATGAGTTGCGTGATCCAAAGCACAGGCCAAATGCAGTGCAAACCGTACGAATCCATGCTCGCGCTAGGCACGGATCTGCAGGCGGCTCGGGCCCTCACAGTGATGGCGATCCTTTTGGGAGCAGTGGGCCTTGTTTTAGCCTTCATCGGAGGAAAGTGCACCATCTTCATGGACCGATCCAAAAGATCCAAAGCCAGGATCGCCACAACAGCTGGTGTCACGTTGATTGTCGCTGGAGTTCTCTGCCTGATCCCCGTCTCCTGGTCGGCTGGCATTGTGGTGAGAGCATTTTACAACCCACAGATGGCCGATTCGCAGCGAAGGGAGATCGGTGGTGCCATTTATGTTGGTTGGGGTGcatccattgtcctcattttggGTGGAGGAATGCTCTGCACCACTATCTGCAAAGAAAAAACTGAAGACGATAGTGGCCGTTCTGTGAAGTACCTGATCGTGCGCTCTTCACAGGCAGGGTCCAGCAGAATGGGCTCCCAGAGGATGCGTCCCATCTCTGTGAGGTCATTGCAGAGTGGCGCTCCATCTGTGAGGTCCCAGTGGAGTCAGAAAGCTCCTTTGAATCAGGGCAGACCTCCTTCTCTGGGCTCCTGCCAGAGCAGGCCGTCAACTACAAAGTCTCAGCTTGCCAGAGCCGAATTGATGTCAGAGTCTGAGTGGGACAAGGGGGAGTCGACTAAATCCCAGCTGATTGATGATGGTTTGGATCAGACACTGGCTGCTTCTGAACCTAGTGAGACTGAAGATGCTCCCAAGACATACATTTGA
- the cldnd gene encoding claudin-like protein ZF-A89 isoform X1 yields MASAGLQMLATVLAVLGWLGDIIICALPMWKVTAFIGTNIVTAQTFWEGLWMNCVQQSTGQMQCKVYDSMLALPQDLQAARALVIISILVTFLGLFLAVAGGKCTNCIEERDAKAKVGVAAGVFFLVGGVLCLIPVCWCANTVIRDFYNPILSEAQKRELGASLFIGWGASGLQLIGGALLCCQCPKSDGRGYSVKYSAPKSAPGAYV; encoded by the coding sequence ATGGCATCTGCTGGACTTCAGATGTTGGCCACTGTTCTCGCGGTCCTCGGCTGGTTGGGAGACATCATTATCTGCGCGCTCCCCATGTGGAAGGTGACGGCGTTTATTGGCACCAACATCGTGACCGCGCAGACCTTCTGGGAAGGCCTCTGGATGAACTGCGTGCAGCAGAGCACGGGCCAGATGCAGTGCAAGGTCTACGACTCCATGCTGGCACTGCCACAAGATCTCCAGGCAGCTCGAGCGCTTGTAATCATCTCAATCCTCGTGACCTTCTTGGGACTTTTCCTGGCCGTCGCTGGAGGCAAGTGCACCAACTGCATTGAAGAACGGGACGCAAAGGCTAAAGTGGGGGTCGCGGCCGGCGTCTTCTTCCTGGTGGGTGGCGTTCTGTGCCTGATCCCGGTCTGCTGGTGCGCGAACACCGTCATCAGGGACTTCTACAACCCCATTCTGTCTGAGGCTCAGAAGCGCGAGCTGGGGGCGTCTCTGTTCATCGGCTGGGGCGCGTCTGGTCTGCAGCTCATCGGCGGGGCGCTTCTCTGTTGTCAGTGCCCAAAGAGCGACGGTCGTGGTTATTCCGTGAAGTACTCGGCTCCGAAGTCCGCTCCAGGAGCCTATGTATGA